From the Chloroflexus aurantiacus J-10-fl genome, one window contains:
- a CDS encoding formimidoylglutamase, translated as MPWSHLHPPASDLFYRRDDPNDQRLGELVIPGVGGYDAAQVVILGCPQDIGVLRNRGRPGAAQGPTAIRRCLYRLGITGLQHLTICDLGDVDTTGDLETIHARQQALVARIIADGKLLISLGGGNDISFPDMAAMAVAAPPPPLAINVDAHYDVRADQPANSGTPYRQLIEAGLIAPQRYWVCGVQPFANSPAYTEYLRTRGATIIELNTARHYGVADTMRSLLATSDAGSIGWGFDLDVVQVAEAPGVSAPNPLGMRGDELVALATLAGAEPRTRLIEFSELNPQYDIDDRTARLAAVAIWHALVAFATHRGGGRR; from the coding sequence GTGCCATGGTCACATCTACATCCCCCGGCGAGTGATCTCTTCTATCGCCGTGATGATCCGAACGACCAACGTCTGGGTGAATTAGTCATTCCCGGTGTGGGCGGGTATGATGCTGCTCAGGTTGTGATTCTCGGTTGTCCACAGGACATCGGCGTGCTGCGTAATCGTGGTCGGCCCGGTGCTGCGCAGGGGCCGACCGCAATTCGGCGTTGTCTATACCGCCTGGGTATTACCGGTTTGCAACATCTTACGATCTGCGATCTCGGTGATGTAGATACCACCGGCGACCTCGAAACGATTCATGCGCGTCAGCAGGCTCTGGTAGCGCGTATCATTGCCGATGGAAAGTTGCTCATTTCGCTTGGCGGAGGGAATGATATTAGCTTTCCCGATATGGCGGCGATGGCAGTGGCAGCTCCGCCGCCGCCGCTGGCAATTAATGTCGATGCGCATTACGACGTGCGGGCCGATCAACCGGCAAATAGCGGTACCCCCTATCGGCAACTGATTGAAGCAGGTCTGATTGCACCACAACGCTACTGGGTATGTGGGGTGCAACCATTCGCCAACTCACCCGCGTATACTGAATACCTGCGCACACGAGGTGCGACGATTATCGAGTTGAACACTGCCCGTCACTATGGGGTTGCCGATACGATGCGGTCTCTACTCGCTACGAGTGATGCCGGGAGTATCGGCTGGGGTTTTGACCTCGATGTGGTACAGGTTGCCGAGGCGCCTGGAGTCAGCGCCCCCAACCCGCTCGGTATGCGCGGTGATGAACTGGTTGCGCTGGCAACGCTGGCCGGTGCTGAGCCACGCACGCGCCTGATCGAATTCAGTGAACTCAATCCCCAATACGATATTGATGATCGTACTGCACGCCTGGCGGCAGTTGCGATCTGGCACGCTCTGGTAGCCTTTGCGACTCATCGTGGAGGGGGAAGACGTTAA
- a CDS encoding MFS transporter — translation MSVISSPAYKRALQFITLMGVVSLLADMVYEGGRSLSGQYLALLGASGAVVGLTAGIGELIGYGLRLVFGYLSDRTRRYWLLTILGYSLTVIAVPLLALANAWPLAVGLLMVERLSKALRSPAKDTLISYAADRVGAGKGFGLHEVLDQIGAVLAPLLLAGILAFSGNFQLAFGVLIIPGLLCMMVLLMARMRFPQPADLARQTPAITTTGFSRQFWYYLAGVALFAAASVDFALAAYHLQRLQIVQPAGIPALYALAMTVDAVAAFGFGLLYDRIGLGALVGVTALGALSTPLLFSTGLLTVIIGVVLWGAVLGAQESILRAAVGQLAPPDRRGAAYGLFHAGFGVSWFVGSACLGLLYDRALPALIGVSAALYLGAALVLFYVARRQ, via the coding sequence ATGAGCGTTATATCTTCCCCGGCCTACAAGCGTGCCCTTCAGTTCATTACCCTCATGGGTGTCGTGAGTCTGCTGGCCGATATGGTCTACGAGGGTGGCCGAAGTCTGAGTGGTCAGTATCTGGCCTTGCTCGGTGCCAGTGGTGCGGTTGTGGGGTTGACGGCAGGGATTGGCGAGCTGATCGGCTATGGGTTGCGTCTGGTCTTCGGTTATCTCAGCGACCGCACCCGGCGCTACTGGTTGCTGACTATTCTTGGCTATAGTTTGACGGTTATTGCAGTCCCGTTGCTCGCTTTAGCCAATGCGTGGCCTTTGGCTGTTGGTCTGTTGATGGTTGAGCGTTTGAGCAAAGCGTTACGCAGTCCGGCGAAAGATACCCTGATCTCATACGCTGCTGATCGAGTAGGTGCAGGTAAAGGCTTTGGGCTGCACGAAGTGCTGGATCAGATTGGTGCAGTGCTGGCGCCGCTGCTGCTGGCCGGAATCCTGGCATTCAGTGGGAACTTTCAACTGGCGTTTGGGGTATTGATTATTCCTGGCCTGCTCTGCATGATGGTCTTGTTGATGGCACGGATGCGCTTTCCACAGCCTGCCGATTTAGCGCGACAAACCCCGGCAATAACCACAACCGGCTTTTCGCGTCAGTTCTGGTATTACTTGGCCGGCGTTGCCCTCTTTGCGGCGGCCAGTGTTGATTTTGCCCTGGCTGCCTACCATCTACAGCGCCTGCAAATCGTTCAGCCGGCGGGTATTCCTGCATTGTACGCGCTGGCGATGACGGTTGATGCTGTTGCTGCGTTCGGCTTTGGCTTGCTCTACGACCGGATTGGCCTTGGCGCATTGGTTGGGGTAACCGCTCTGGGAGCTTTGAGCACCCCACTTCTCTTCAGTACCGGTCTGCTTACCGTTATCATCGGTGTTGTCCTTTGGGGGGCAGTGTTAGGAGCGCAAGAGTCAATCTTGCGCGCTGCGGTAGGCCAATTGGCACCACCTGATCGGCGAGGTGCGGCGTATGGCCTGTTTCACGCCGGTTTTGGTGTGAGCTGGTTTGTCGGCAGCGCTTGTCTTGGTTTGTTGTATGATAGAGCACTACCGGCGCTGATTGGTGTCTCGGCGGCGCTCTACCTGGGTGCGGCGCTGGTGTTGTTCTACGTTGCCCGTCGGCAATGA